The segment GATCACCATGACGGTTTTGTCTTTGCCTTCTTCGCGAGCCGAAATCATTTTGGCGAAATCCTCCGCCTGTTGCCGGCTCATGTTCTCGTCAAACTTTTCAGCATCGCCACGCTCAACCGCTTCGAGCACATGCTCGATTTCCGTGTGCGCCAACTGTGGCGTTTGAATTCGCCTCGACGGATCGATATCCATCAAACGTGTCAACAACAGGACCACGCGATGCGGCAGGTTTGGCTCGTGAACGGTTACCGGAGCAATCTCTTTGTATCGGTCCGCTGACAGACGCTTCATCCGCTCACGCGTTTCCAACATCGGCGGCACACCGGTCAGCATCTGATACAGCATGCATCCGAGAAAGAAGATATCGCTTCGTTTGTCGTCGCGTTTGACGCCAGTGGTTCGTTCCAGACCCGCGTAATCGATACTGCGAGGTCCCCCAGTCAACTCGCCAGAGTCACCGGCAACGGTTGCCAATCCAAAGTCAACCAGCTTTGCCTGTCCACGACTGGACAGCAAAACGTTCGACAGCTTCATATCGCGGTGATTGATTTTTTCTCCCGCCGCATACGCCAGACCAGCAGCGATGTCCCGGGTGATCCCGAGAGCTCGTGGAACGGAAAGCTTTCTGTGAGCTTTGACGTAGTCACGCAGGTTCTGGCCTTCGACAAAGTCCATCACCATATAAATGCGACCGCGATCTTCGTCGACTTCGTAGATTGGCACGATGTTCGGATGCCGCAACTTCATGACCATACGGCCTTCACGCAGAAAGTGCTCTCGCATCTCGTCGTTGGAACTGTGACGGGAACGAAGCACTTTGATCGCCTTGATGTCGCCAGACTTGACATCGTAGGCGCGGTACACGCGAGCAAACGTACCGACACCGATCAGGTACAGGATCTTCCAATCGTTATAGAAGTATCCCTTGCGTTGACCTTCGACCAAACGGGTCAACTGCCAGTTCGTAAGGTGCTCTCCACGCAGCAGCAGGCTGATGAACAGTTCGATATCGGCTTGGCCACGACCGCCTGCTTTGGCAAGCACGGCTTCAATTTCGCGAGTCTCCATTAGCCGGGCGTCATGGATTCGTTGCGCCAGTTTGTCGGCTTCTAGATTGGGAGGCAAGTCCATCGATTTAGTGGTTGGAAGATCCAGAGATGTGGGAGACCGTCAAAGATAAGTCAGAAAAGCGCGGCCCTTGAAGGGACTTTCGATTTTATTCGATGCCCCGGAGAATAACAACGTTTTGCCGACAATATCAGTATAACCATTCCGGGCATTTGATATGTCAACGCAGATTCTGGGGTCCGCAAAGCAGTTGGACTAACTGTCGCTGAATCCGCCGTCGCTGGAATTCTTGTACTCGTCACGTTCGCGGCGAGTCGCTTCAAGGTCAAACATCATGTACTTCATGTCCATACGAAGTTGACTGAGTGCTTCCTGGATCAGATTCAGGATACGTCGTCGACGGCGAGTGTACTCGACGACTCGATTGAGCGGTTTTTCAAGTTCGGCGCGATAACGTGGTGGGAGACTTTCGACAGCTGAGACAAGATCGTTGAGGTCGATTGGAAGCTGGTCGGTGTCTGCTGATTTCATTGGATTGGCGTTCATGGGTTTCCTGATCTATCGATTGAAGTTGAAGGCCGATAACGCACGCTCGATGCCAAAGCACGAAATTCAGAATTGATTTCTGTTTCGTGCGGTTATTTGCGACGTTTCACGCCATTGAAACCCGTGTCGCGAAAAAGCAACCGTTGCGAAAACGAAACGGCGTTTGTCTCCCAAACACCACGTGTTAACAAATCGCATCATGGAGCAGGACTCCATGCTATCAAACACCTTTCGAAATGGGGCCGATTTTCCGCAGGAAATTGAAGCCTGACAAATTGAACTGGCGGCAAATTCAGCATTTTGCTAACAGTCACAGCGAATCCCTGCCGGCAGTGCCATTTTCGAACGCAGCACCAATGAATCAACTTATCGTGCTTTCCCAAACCATTGTTTTGCTAGTGGCGTTTTCAACCGCAATGCTGACACCGCACCCGTCGCTTGCTTTCCAAACAGACGAGACTTTCGATGGCGGTCAACCGAGTTGGTTTACTCTCACGGATGAGTCCGACTGCATGGTCGATTCGGGATCGTGGAAACAGAACCGGGTCGTAAACTCAAAAACGGAGGTCGGTTGCGAGCAGATCGAATTCACGGCAACTGCGGGCTCAGGGAAAAAGCTGATCCTCGCACACACGGTGACTCCCTCTTTCGTGATTCCCGAACTGCAACCATCGGTTCGTATTCGCTCACAAC is part of the Mariniblastus fucicola genome and harbors:
- a CDS encoding serine/threonine-protein kinase; amino-acid sequence: MPPNLEADKLAQRIHDARLMETREIEAVLAKAGGRGQADIELFISLLLRGEHLTNWQLTRLVEGQRKGYFYNDWKILYLIGVGTFARVYRAYDVKSGDIKAIKVLRSRHSSNDEMREHFLREGRMVMKLRHPNIVPIYEVDEDRGRIYMVMDFVEGQNLRDYVKAHRKLSVPRALGITRDIAAGLAYAAGEKINHRDMKLSNVLLSSRGQAKLVDFGLATVAGDSGELTGGPRSIDYAGLERTTGVKRDDKRSDIFFLGCMLYQMLTGVPPMLETRERMKRLSADRYKEIAPVTVHEPNLPHRVVLLLTRLMDIDPSRRIQTPQLAHTEIEHVLEAVERGDAEKFDENMSRQQAEDFAKMISAREEGKDKTVMVIDSNQQVQNSLREKLKKIGYRVLITSDPQRGLERFRDLDPAEGSPADAVIFGCGGLGGQAIMAFQEFVTSDRMARTPAILVITDKLKDHVEPKWQEDPQNAVLSMPLKFKYVQRALRKLLNLQVQE
- a CDS encoding transcriptional regulator — its product is MKSADTDQLPIDLNDLVSAVESLPPRYRAELEKPLNRVVEYTRRRRRILNLIQEALSQLRMDMKYMMFDLEATRRERDEYKNSSDGGFSDS